GCCTCACCGATGAGAAGGGTCTGTTCCAGATGGACTTCGATCTCATGGCGTCCACCATGTGGGATGTCCTGGGCCTGACGGGTATCGAGAACCTCCCCAGTCCCGAAGCGATGATCGACACCAGCTTGCTCGATGATGCGTTCGCGGGCTGCGGAGCATCGCTCCTGGATTGCTGATCACACACGTTCTCCGACTCTAGGAAGCGGTGCCCCGATCGCCGGGGCACCGCTCCCTTTCTGGGTGAATCAGATCGGATGGTCACGCGGAACGGTTCCGTAGTTGCGGTCGCCACCGGCCTACGAGCCGTTACGTCCGTGCCCGCCGGGGGCTCGAATGGGTCTGGTCCGGGGTCGTCGCGGCCTGAGGAGGCTGGGCCGTCAGGTTCCAGTCGAGTCCAATGCCAGCGTGAGTTCGTCGGCGATAGCGTGGAACTCGGCCGTGGTTGCGAGTTCCCTCGTTCTAGGTCTCTCGAATTCCACTTGCTTGACGAACTTCACCTGGCCAGGGCGCTCGGTGAGGACGATGACACGGTCAGCGAGGAACAGGGCTTCATCCACCGAGTGGGTCACGAGAATCGTGGTGTGTTGCTGAGCGGACCAGATTCGCTGCAGTTCCAGGTTCATCTGCCGGCGCGTCACCGCGTCGAGAGCTCCGAACGGCTCATCGAGAAGCAGAACTTCCGGGTTCAGGGCGAGAGCACGGGCGATGGCGATCCGCTGGCGCATTCCGCCCGAGAGCTGTTTCGGCCTGGCCTTCTCGAATCCTGCCATGCCGACGAGCGAGATGAGCTCGGCGATCCGTTGTTTGTCCGGTTTCATCCCGGCAACGTGGAACGGCAGCGCGATGTTGTCCCACGAGTTCAGCCAAGGCAGCAATGCATGATCTTGAAACGCAACTCCCAGGCGATGTGCGGCCGCCAACTCGGCAGGTTGCCGCCCGTTCACGACCACCGTGCCGCGGGAAGGTACCTCCAGCGATCCGACCAGCCGTAGCAAGGTCGACTTACCGCAGCCGGAAGGACCGATCAACGCCAGGAATTCCCCGGACGCTACGTCGAAGCTGACACCGGAGACAGCCACCAGGGTCTCACCCCTCCGCAGCTTGAACTCCTTGCTCACATCTCGCAGCGAGATGACCGGGGAAGCAGCTGCGACCTCTCCGCCCACGTCACCGTTTTCCAAGATGCGGTCACACAATGGCTCCTCCTCGGTGTCCCCGGAAACGGAGACTAGTCCTTGATCGGTCGTGGTTGATACCCCGCCGGTACGCTCCAGTTATCGAGTCCCACTCGACACGGGTGTCGGTTCATAGAGTTCCCCAGAACTCCGGTGGATCGCCCACCAACTCCTGTACCGTGGCTTCCATCGCGAACACCGTGGTTCCCGGGTTTATGTGGCCCCCGATGGTCATACCGGTCGGATCGGCGAACGCGGCGTGGATATGCACCAGCGGTTGCCCTTCATAAAGAGAGATGTTGCCGGTTCCACCGGCAACCTCCAACTGCTCTTCCCGAACGATGGTGCGGTAGTCGCCGGCGTCCGGGTCGTACCACGAGAGGTCGGCGCGGCTCACCGAGCCGAGAAAGGTGATGGTCGCGGCCAGGATCCCCCGGCATCGGGCGAATGCCGTCAACGAGTCCAGCAGGTCGTCTCCCTGACCGAAGCTCAACAGATGGATCCTGCCCGGATCGAAGTCGAATACCTTCACACCGGTGCTCTTCGATCCCATGGGCACGTTCGTGACCACCGCACACACCGATTGTAGGAGGGTGTGTCTCACTTGCGATGCTCGCGCCGGTGGGCCATCGGATTGATACACTCCGGACCCGCCAAAGGAGGGGAGAACCCGTTGGCAGGCACGACCGAGTTCCTGATCGTGGCGCCGATCCTTCCCGGCAAGCGGAAGGCCTGGCGCCGGATGATGCAAGAGGTCACGGGCCCCAGGTATGCGGAGTGGGCCGACCATCACAACCGGATGGGCGTCACTCGCGAGGTCGTGTGGGAGCAGCGCCTTCCCGGGCTGGATCTTGCCATAGTCGCCATCGACGGCGTCGACCCGCAGGACATCCTCGACAAGATGACGGTGTCCGACAACCCCTTCGACGTGTGGTTCAGAGACACCATCATCAGCGTCACCGGGTACCTCGAGACCGCGCCGGACGAGGTTCCGCCCCCCACGCTCGTTGGCAAGTTCGAAGCCGAGACCCGGCAATGACCGCATTGGCGGGCCTGTCGGCCGCGACCTTATGAAGATAACCCGGATCAAGGCCATCTCCGTCGGCTATATGAAGGTCGATCCGGAGATGCATCGCAGCTTCTCGCTCATCAAGATCGAGACGGATGCCGGCCACGCCGGATGGGGCGAAGCAAGCTCGTCCTACGGCCATTCGTATCCCACGGTGGTGGAGACCATCGTCGATGACGTGCTCGCCGACGTGTTGATCGGAAAGAACCCGTTGGCGATCAGAGCCCGCCTTGCCGAGATGCGCCTGTGGCTCGACGGGTATCTCGGATGGGACGGTGTCTCCGCGCAGGTCATCGGCGCCATCGAGATCGCGCTGTGGGACATCTTCGGGAAGTGCCACGGTGTCTCGATTGCGGCGATACTCGGCGCCGGCGTGGACAGTTTGCCTCTGTACGCCACGGGGACGACCTCGTTCGAGACGGATCTCGGCTGGCACGAGACCTATTTCGACGATGTCCTCGAAGCCGGTATCAAGGGCATCAAGGTCCGGCTGGGCAACGATCCCGAACGGGATCTCGATCTCATCGCCAGGACCAGGCGGGTCATCGGCGACGACTGCCATCTGATGGCCGACGGCTACTGGACGTACACCCTCCGCGAGGCGATCCGCCTGTCCCGCAAGATGGAGCCCTACAACGTGAGCTTCTACGAGGAACCCATTCCCCAGTACATGATTGGGGCACTCGCCGAGCTCCGGGCTGAGTCACCGGTCCGTATCGCGGTCGGTGAGCGCGTCTTCTCCCTGGCCGGATTCAAGAACGTGGTGCATCATCGCGCCGCGGACGTTCTCCAGCCGGACCCGACGGTCTGCGGAGGCATACTCGCCTGTATGGAGGTGGCGGCCCTGGCGAAGGCACACGATCTCGCCGTGGTCCCCCACATCGGAGGTCTGACCGCGGTAGGTGTGGCTGCGGGTCTCCATCTCGCGGCCGCCATCGAGCCCGAGGTGCTCGAGTACGACCCCGATCCGTACCAGCCGCTGCGAGACGAATTGCTGGTGGACCCCATCTTCGGCATGGATCGCGTGGAGAACGGCCGCATGGCGGTCCCGACCGGGCCCGGGCTGGGGATAGAGATCGACGAGACTGTCCTGGACACCTACCCGTACCAACGGGGGAAGCTCTATCAAGAGTTGTACCCCGAGCACGGCGCCGGTCGCCTGTAGGCG
This bacterium DNA region includes the following protein-coding sequences:
- a CDS encoding mandelate racemase/muconate lactonizing enzyme family protein, which translates into the protein MKITRIKAISVGYMKVDPEMHRSFSLIKIETDAGHAGWGEASSSYGHSYPTVVETIVDDVLADVLIGKNPLAIRARLAEMRLWLDGYLGWDGVSAQVIGAIEIALWDIFGKCHGVSIAAILGAGVDSLPLYATGTTSFETDLGWHETYFDDVLEAGIKGIKVRLGNDPERDLDLIARTRRVIGDDCHLMADGYWTYTLREAIRLSRKMEPYNVSFYEEPIPQYMIGALAELRAESPVRIAVGERVFSLAGFKNVVHHRAADVLQPDPTVCGGILACMEVAALAKAHDLAVVPHIGGLTAVGVAAGLHLAAAIEPEVLEYDPDPYQPLRDELLVDPIFGMDRVENGRMAVPTGPGLGIEIDETVLDTYPYQRGKLYQELYPEHGAGRL
- a CDS encoding ABC transporter ATP-binding protein gives rise to the protein MCDRILENGDVGGEVAAASPVISLRDVSKEFKLRRGETLVAVSGVSFDVASGEFLALIGPSGCGKSTLLRLVGSLEVPSRGTVVVNGRQPAELAAAHRLGVAFQDHALLPWLNSWDNIALPFHVAGMKPDKQRIAELISLVGMAGFEKARPKQLSGGMRQRIAIARALALNPEVLLLDEPFGALDAVTRRQMNLELQRIWSAQQHTTILVTHSVDEALFLADRVIVLTERPGQVKFVKQVEFERPRTRELATTAEFHAIADELTLALDSTGT
- a CDS encoding DNA-binding protein, which translates into the protein MVTNVPMGSKSTGVKVFDFDPGRIHLLSFGQGDDLLDSLTAFARCRGILAATITFLGSVSRADLSWYDPDAGDYRTIVREEQLEVAGGTGNISLYEGQPLVHIHAAFADPTGMTIGGHINPGTTVFAMEATVQELVGDPPEFWGTL